Part of the Palaemon carinicauda isolate YSFRI2023 chromosome 8, ASM3689809v2, whole genome shotgun sequence genome is shown below.
AGGGAGATATGTTGTGACATCCCCGACTCGGGAAAGGAATCTTTTGACATCACGTCCTTGGAAGAGGAGCATTGCGATATCGTGACTTCGGGTGTGGGAAACTGCAATGCCTCAACTTCAGAGAAGTGTCCCCTTTCTTGATGGTTTTTCGAAAGATTTAGAAAATCAGTTGTTAATGGAGATGTTGTCTGCCTTCCTTCGTCTATCACTGACAGCCGTTTCTGCTTGAAAGCTTCTCCAGGTGAGAGGCATTTCAGCCTAATTAGTCGTGAAGGTGTATGGTCAACAATTTCAGGTGTCCATAGTTTGGTCTCAGGGTTAAGGTCTTCGTCACTTTGCTTCTGTTTAAGACTAAATTTCATTTTCAAGGGTTGCTGTGTATCAAGAGCTTCAACTGCACAACCAACGTATTTCCTTTTGCGTTTCATTGAAATTTGGTCAGTGTCAGTTTCTTTTGGCATTGCACATCTTTCTGTATTATTAGCTTCCCATGGTGCATCAGAAACGTCATCTATTTTCCGTTTAGTGCTGCTTCGACGTCTTTGTACAGTTCCGGATGCTGGTAGGTTTTCTTTCTCAATAGATTGCCCTGGTGAGATAAACGACCGATCTACAGTTTGTTCACAAAAGCCCAAATGAAACAGGGTATTTTCTAGTGAAGAACTGCGTTGCAAACCGATATCATAAAAGGGCTCTCTTGGTGACTGGCATCCAGAGACTGGTAACTCTGCTACACCAGGAGTCTCAGGCATTTCCCCAGAGGTGTGTCTGTGTCTAACTTCCCCTGACGACATTCTCTGGTGCCTGCTCTCTGGATCTTCAGGTGTTAATGAGAAAGATTCGTCCCCACTCGAAAGCAGCTCTTGATATGGCGAGAGGCAAACTGTGTCACGACTTTCATCATCCGAAAATACTCCCGAATCGAGACTGCTGTTCACGACCTGTAAAGAAAGAGGCAATCTTATAATCTAATGCAGAAAATTATGGAATAGTCACACTCAGCTTATTCCGCTTGGATTGATTATAATATAAGTAAGTGTAATGACCTGAATGATTGCTGTATAATGGAACTAAGAAACTCCCTCAATTTGTTTTTTCATACCAAAAGGAAACTATAAAGAAAACCAAATATAACAGTAGATCATTATTACCTGGTCATTCATCCTGTTGTCTTCTTCATTGAACCACCTACCTGGAAAAGTAAAAAGGCGGAATTAGTACACTGATCCACTGATCAAGAAACAAaaattttgaaacaaataaaactGCGGtatacaaagttatgaattcataaTCGCTGGTAGACCtcataaaatatatagtatatatcatacaCTACGGCTTCTTCAATGTGGGAATATTTCCATCGAGTTTGCTTGCCACACACATTCAATATTGAGGTAAAtttgctttggagagagagagagagagagagagagagagagagagagagagagagagagagagattggaggtacagtgaaccctcgctacttcgcggttcgacaatcgcggattcaccacttcgtggggtttttccataacccatatatatatacatatcacggattttccggaaaattcgaaaataccgcgaaatctgaagacccccaaatacgatattttgttacctgtaattccattaatactgtaattagtaatatctgctcttactgattgttcattgcattacatatgatatataattcagcacagaaagaaataaaacacaaaaagagaatgtgatcatacgataattcagtacgtagtaaaattaaatcgaacatgaaacacaaatcagatgcagtcataccatattagaatggtgtgtactgtaatggatgtgcttcttttccatgaatcttttgtatgtatacgtacgtagtacagtactgcatccaataatattctttgttgcaaaaatcacatttcgaataagcgtacaagagagagagagagagagagagagagagagagagagagagagagagagagagagagagagagcgtaaaatagcgtacgtaaatttttattattattgttattattattattattgttgttgttgttaataaaattattattgttattattattatcattattattattattattactgtacagtattattatcattatttattattattacggtattgtacttaatctacgtacgttcagtatgcgcggggcatcttctatgagtaaccaacgcatcatagtactgtaagacgggttgtgattggttcaagcgctgatagatgacgaatcagaactcaagttttgttatctagcctgtgattggtgttttgcccgcatcttctacccgcagcatcaaagttctcgcggggctggatcgttcactctctgttaccgcgtatcgctgagtagacgttcttaagtttgtgaagtttaatctgtgctgtgtgcgacctttttaagttgaactttttgttacagtactgtacgtaaatcctactgtaatggctcccaagcgttctgcttctcttaaggctggtagtgagcctaaacgccaccgaaggatgatgacgatagctgagaaggttacgcgtctcgacatgttaaaagatggtagaagttacgcggccgccggccgccattttggcatcaacgaatccaccgttcgctatatcaaaaaggacgaggcgaacattagaaagacggctgcaatcacctttagcagatcagcgaagcgagtcgttacaacgcgtaataaaacgatcgtacgcatggaaggtgctttagctgtgtggattgccgactgccggaagaaaacatagcgttggatacgaacaccatccaaacaaaggctttgagtttatatgagaattttgctgcaaaggaacctaaagacgacgacggcaaccatgctgaagatgatgatgatgatgcagatgatcctcaaccagggacattcactgattcccagcctcagaagcgtttttccgcaagcaaaggatggttcgcgaagtttcagaaacgcttcgccctgaaaagcatttccctgcatggggagtctgcttccgctgacactgccgctgctgaaacttacgtgaaccagacgttcaagaatattatcgccgaaggtggatacaagccggaacaagtctttaatatggatgagactggcttgttttggaagagaatgccgtcgcgaacttttctgttcaaagaggaagccaaagcctctggctttaaggcattcaaggatcgcgttaccctcgtgatgtgtggcaatgctgctggatttttgttaaagccggggcttatttataagtcgaaaaatcctcgcgctttgaaaaataaaaataagaatctccttcccgtgtactggatgcataatcaaaaagcatggattacgaagatgctgacctccaactggttccaccagtgttttatcccgcaagtcagcaaatatctcgtagagaagggcttgccattcaagatccttctccttatggataacgctggtggacacgcaactgacctgtcgcatgagggcattcaggttgagttcctgccacccaacaccacgtcattaattcaaccgatggaccagggggttatcagggcgttcaaggccctctacacgaagaataccttggcggacctcgttgcgtgtgtggatgctgcccaagatgacgaggatgaagatttcaacttgaaggcgtactggcggcagtacaccatagccacgtgcctgcagaatattcagaaggcacttcaagagatgaaacctgcaaccgtgaatgcgagctggaaga
Proteins encoded:
- the LOC137644951 gene encoding uncharacterized protein: MNLEAFLHGRWFNEEDNRMNDQVVNSSLDSGVFSDDESRDTVCLSPYQELLSSGDESFSLTPEDPESRHQRMSSGEVRHRHTSGEMPETPGVAELPVSGCQSPREPFYDIGLQRSSSLENTLFHLGFCEQTVDRSFISPGQSIEKENLPASGTVQRRRSSTKRKIDDVSDAPWEANNTERCAMPKETDTDQISMKRKRKYVGCAVEALDTQQPLKMKFSLKQKQSDEDLNPETKLWTPEIVDHTPSRLIRLKCLSPGEAFKQKRLSVIDEGRQTTSPLTTDFLNLSKNHQERGHFSEVEALQFPTPEVTISQCSSSKDVMSKDSFPESGMSQHISLATSSECFFSEPKPSTSTGICEDIGEKNDKTYENTVYPNRIAKRRRPVEISSTPKVVKQEPIFKIPEMLPPRKWSTKPIRGRQVKKVKQNVYTKGS